From the Natrarchaeobaculum aegyptiacum genome, one window contains:
- a CDS encoding universal stress protein — protein sequence MYDDCLLATDGSDGARRATEHAIELADRLEATLHVVSVAEEGPHSSEKRDRMRSDPESEAAEAVEAAAAPARERNLEVTTTVLEGVPQEKIVAFAEQNPIDLLVLGTVGRSGLDNLVVGSVAEEVVRNAPAPVVTVRERE from the coding sequence ATGTACGACGACTGCCTGCTCGCGACGGACGGCAGCGACGGGGCACGGCGGGCGACCGAACACGCGATCGAACTCGCCGATCGACTCGAGGCGACCCTGCACGTGGTCTCGGTCGCCGAGGAAGGCCCCCACAGTTCGGAGAAACGAGACCGCATGCGTTCTGACCCCGAGTCGGAGGCTGCCGAGGCCGTCGAAGCGGCCGCAGCACCCGCCCGGGAGCGCAACCTCGAGGTGACGACGACGGTGCTCGAGGGGGTCCCCCAGGAGAAGATCGTCGCGTTCGCCGAGCAGAATCCGATCGACCTGCTCGTCCTCGGGACGGTTGGACGGTCCGGGCTCGACAACCTGGTCGTCGGCAGCGTCGCAGAGGAGGTCGTCCGGAATGCACCCGCACCCGTCGTCACAGTCCGGGAGCGAGAGTAA
- a CDS encoding M24 family metallopeptidase: MSADTPFPERIEACRRNMARADADLTVCFPGPNLTYCTGFDELPSERHLLLFVPQTGEPTIVAPRMYEDQLAAVPIDDLALECWDDGDDPAETIDHVLERAGVTGASATVLLDDRLWETFSQDLRGCLPDADFGLASTVLEPIRLRKDPVELEALRRAAGVADRVSQEIRSRGTDLVGWTEADLAREIERLLAAEGGDEPAFETIVASGPNGARPHHHSGDRVIEAGDPIVLDFGAFVEADLPAGTGRYPGDQTRTIVAGDPPSGYERVHEVVREAQAAAVDAVEPGVTAGSIDEAAREVIEAASYGDAFVHRTGHGVGLEVHEPPYIVAGNDRELEPGMVFSVEPGIYLEGEFGIRIEDLVVVTDDADGVERLNDSPHGWETGSE, translated from the coding sequence ATGAGCGCGGACACACCGTTCCCGGAACGGATCGAGGCCTGTCGTCGCAACATGGCACGCGCCGACGCCGACCTCACCGTCTGCTTTCCGGGACCGAACCTGACGTACTGTACCGGATTCGACGAATTACCGTCGGAGCGTCACCTCCTCCTGTTCGTCCCGCAGACGGGCGAACCGACGATCGTCGCCCCGCGGATGTACGAAGACCAGCTGGCTGCCGTCCCGATCGACGACCTCGCGCTCGAGTGCTGGGACGACGGCGACGATCCGGCAGAGACGATCGATCACGTTCTCGAGCGTGCGGGGGTTACCGGCGCGTCGGCGACCGTCCTGCTGGACGATCGTCTCTGGGAGACGTTCTCGCAGGATCTCCGCGGCTGTCTCCCCGACGCCGACTTCGGCCTCGCCAGCACGGTACTCGAGCCGATTCGCCTCCGGAAGGACCCGGTCGAACTCGAGGCGCTTCGCCGGGCCGCCGGGGTTGCAGACCGGGTGAGCCAGGAGATCCGGTCCCGTGGAACGGACCTCGTCGGCTGGACGGAGGCGGACCTCGCACGCGAGATCGAACGGCTGCTCGCGGCCGAAGGCGGCGACGAACCGGCATTCGAGACGATCGTCGCGTCCGGCCCGAACGGGGCCAGACCCCACCACCACAGCGGTGACCGAGTGATCGAGGCGGGCGACCCGATCGTGCTCGACTTCGGCGCGTTCGTCGAGGCGGACCTCCCGGCCGGAACCGGACGCTACCCGGGCGACCAGACGCGTACGATCGTCGCCGGAGACCCGCCGTCCGGCTACGAGCGCGTCCACGAGGTCGTCCGGGAGGCCCAGGCCGCTGCGGTCGACGCCGTCGAACCCGGTGTAACCGCAGGGTCGATCGACGAGGCCGCCCGCGAGGTGATCGAGGCGGCTAGCTACGGCGACGCGTTCGTCCACCGGACGGGTCACGGCGTCGGTCTCGAGGTCCACGAACCGCCGTACATCGTTGCCGGGAACGACCGGGAACTCGAGCCCGGAATGGTCTTCAGCGTCGAACCAGGGATCTACCTCGAGGGGGAGTTCGGCATCCGGATCGAGGATCTGGTCGTGGTCACAGACGACGCCGACGGCGTCGAGCGGTTGAACGACTCACCGCACGGGTGGGAGACGGGAAGCGAATAA
- a CDS encoding alpha,alpha-trehalose-phosphate synthase (UDP-forming) encodes MAPSEERPAGQHSSVDSSERSRDRTSGRRRSTTDARDRDGEDGGSSADEAEVSEDDEDGNQSPNDSYPDSLIVVSNRQPYRHEYEDVEGGSGPGNGDGDDGSDGTSADGGEVRTDGDDREITVDEPAGGLTAGLDPVLQEASGTWIAWGDGEADFAVTDDDNRVSVPPDDESYTLRRIDIPDEAVEGYYYGFSNRVLWPLCHEFPGLVDTRPDDLEWYRRVNERFADAIVDSASAQSTVWIQDYHFALAPRLVQESTPESTTVAQFWHIPWPDPETFEVCPAHTDLLEGVLGNDLLGFHVERYGRQFLACVDEYLPEASVDRARLLVEYEGSTTRVVATPMGVDAETYDRSARSTDPTAVHSLFDDCTIDDDTVLGLGVDRLDYSKGIPERLAGIERFFERNPAWRGAFTFVQKATPSRTDIPAYDRYGELVREDVARINARFATGDWQPIVYTEEYFSQEELSALYRRADVMVVSSLLDGMNLVAQEYVAATVDGDGTLLLSDRAGAHDRLGTQALTIDPTDADGVAEQLERAVSMPRAERKRRMHRLRTKVFDADLERWMNAQFDWIARVHGDGGLEGGRGRYGDSNPDSDASTSAESADRSTGGPDRDTHERPPSV; translated from the coding sequence ATGGCACCATCCGAGGAGCGACCGGCGGGACAACACTCGAGTGTGGATTCGAGTGAGCGATCACGCGACCGAACGTCGGGACGGCGACGAAGCACGACCGACGCTCGAGACCGAGACGGCGAGGACGGCGGCAGTTCGGCAGACGAGGCCGAAGTCAGCGAGGACGACGAGGACGGTAATCAATCGCCGAACGACAGCTACCCCGACTCGTTGATCGTCGTCTCGAACCGACAGCCCTACCGTCACGAGTACGAGGACGTCGAGGGCGGGTCTGGACCGGGTAACGGCGACGGTGACGACGGTAGTGACGGTACGTCGGCAGACGGCGGTGAGGTCCGCACCGACGGAGACGACCGGGAGATCACCGTCGACGAGCCCGCTGGCGGACTGACCGCCGGCCTCGACCCGGTTCTTCAGGAGGCGAGTGGGACCTGGATCGCCTGGGGCGACGGCGAAGCGGACTTCGCGGTCACCGACGACGACAACCGCGTCTCGGTTCCGCCCGACGACGAATCCTACACCCTCCGGCGGATCGACATCCCGGACGAGGCCGTCGAGGGCTACTACTACGGGTTCAGCAACCGGGTTCTCTGGCCGCTGTGTCACGAGTTTCCCGGACTCGTCGACACCCGGCCGGACGACCTCGAGTGGTATCGACGGGTGAACGAGCGCTTCGCCGACGCGATCGTCGACAGCGCGAGCGCGCAGTCGACTGTCTGGATACAGGACTATCACTTCGCACTCGCCCCGCGACTCGTCCAGGAGTCGACGCCGGAGTCGACGACCGTCGCCCAGTTCTGGCACATTCCCTGGCCCGACCCGGAGACCTTCGAGGTGTGTCCGGCCCACACCGACCTGCTCGAGGGGGTACTCGGGAACGACCTCCTCGGGTTCCACGTCGAGCGCTACGGTCGGCAGTTCCTCGCGTGCGTCGACGAGTATCTCCCCGAGGCGTCGGTCGACCGCGCCCGCCTGCTCGTCGAGTACGAGGGCTCGACGACGCGCGTCGTCGCGACGCCGATGGGTGTCGACGCCGAGACGTACGATCGGTCGGCCAGATCGACCGACCCGACCGCCGTCCACTCGCTGTTCGACGACTGTACCATCGACGACGACACCGTCCTCGGACTGGGCGTCGACCGCCTCGACTACTCGAAGGGGATTCCCGAGCGACTGGCCGGAATCGAGCGGTTCTTCGAGCGAAATCCAGCGTGGCGGGGCGCGTTCACGTTCGTCCAGAAGGCGACGCCCTCGAGAACCGACATTCCGGCCTACGACCGCTACGGCGAACTCGTCAGGGAAGACGTCGCCCGGATCAACGCCCGGTTCGCGACCGGCGACTGGCAGCCGATCGTCTACACCGAGGAGTACTTCTCTCAGGAGGAACTCAGCGCCCTCTACCGCCGGGCGGACGTGATGGTCGTCAGTTCGCTACTCGACGGGATGAACCTCGTCGCCCAGGAGTACGTGGCTGCAACCGTCGACGGCGACGGAACGCTCCTCCTGAGCGACCGTGCCGGTGCCCACGACCGGCTCGGCACTCAGGCGCTCACGATCGACCCGACCGACGCCGACGGGGTGGCAGAGCAGCTCGAGCGAGCCGTCTCGATGCCACGAGCGGAGCGAAAACGGCGAATGCACCGGCTCCGGACGAAGGTGTTCGACGCCGACCTCGAGCGGTGGATGAACGCACAGTTCGACTGGATCGCGCGCGTCCACGGCGACGGTGGCCTCGAGGGAGGTCGGGGACGCTACGGGGATTCGAACCCCGATTCGGACGCGTCGACGTCCGCCGAATCCGCCGATCGGAGCACCGGGGGTCCCGATCGTGACACGCACGAGCGCCCGCCGTCGGTGTGA
- the otsB gene encoding trehalose-phosphatase, with amino-acid sequence MPVTATDDIPDDDAFTPPLEERRDALRGRIAEARHLLVCLDFDGTLAPIVEEPDEAMPLPEAETAVEALTDAVDVTTAVVSGRALADVRERIDGPRLYAGNHGLELARDGPDDREGPTSHGCHGGANGREATDEPVAVHPIARKRARQVDAVCTALESATAQIPNVGIENKRLTATVHVRTVPPAFHGFVRETTHRLVDRFAGDALEVSTGKQILEIGPAIPWGKGNAVRLLAADSPPGTVTIYVGDDVTDESAFRAIHPDGIGVYVGEDGDTAASCRVPDPEAVARFLRWLEAIAVLDRHPT; translated from the coding sequence ATGCCTGTAACAGCGACCGACGACATCCCCGACGACGACGCGTTCACACCGCCACTCGAGGAGCGCCGAGACGCACTCAGAGGGCGAATCGCCGAGGCGCGCCACCTGCTCGTCTGTCTCGACTTCGACGGGACGCTGGCCCCCATCGTCGAAGAGCCCGACGAGGCAATGCCGCTTCCGGAGGCCGAGACGGCCGTCGAAGCTCTCACAGACGCCGTAGACGTCACGACGGCGGTCGTCAGTGGCCGCGCGCTCGCAGACGTCCGCGAACGGATCGACGGACCGCGGTTGTACGCCGGGAATCACGGGCTCGAGCTCGCACGAGACGGTCCCGACGACCGTGAGGGACCGACGAGCCACGGTTGCCACGGGGGAGCCAACGGGCGTGAAGCGACCGACGAGCCGGTCGCCGTCCACCCGATCGCTCGGAAACGCGCACGACAGGTCGATGCGGTCTGTACGGCCCTCGAGTCGGCAACGGCGCAGATCCCGAACGTCGGGATCGAGAACAAACGGCTCACCGCTACCGTCCACGTCAGGACCGTACCGCCCGCCTTCCACGGATTTGTCCGTGAAACCACCCACCGGCTGGTCGACCGGTTCGCCGGCGACGCGCTCGAGGTCTCGACCGGCAAACAGATCCTCGAGATCGGGCCGGCGATCCCGTGGGGGAAAGGGAACGCGGTCAGGTTGCTCGCTGCCGACAGTCCACCCGGGACGGTGACCATTTACGTCGGCGACGACGTGACAGACGAGTCGGCCTTCCGGGCGATCCACCCCGACGGGATCGGCGTCTACGTGGGTGAAGACGGCGACACCGCCGCCTCGTGCCGGGTTCCCGACCCCGAAGCTGTCGCCCGATTCCTGCGCTGGCTCGAGGCCATCGCCGTGCTGGATCGACACCCGACCTGA
- a CDS encoding winged helix-turn-helix domain-containing protein — MKLRQPTDFLILEALEDKGRNVATNLAAHTGKSRKNINTRLPVLEDYGLVRKIGPAERSGLYEITPLGKAALVYQDQYDEADDFEALIEGPTAGGADDAANAQASFARGDDESDDSNE, encoded by the coding sequence GTGAAACTCCGCCAACCAACTGACTTCCTCATCCTGGAAGCCCTAGAGGACAAAGGACGCAACGTCGCGACGAACCTCGCGGCCCACACCGGCAAGAGCCGCAAGAATATCAACACCCGTCTCCCCGTTCTCGAAGACTACGGCCTCGTTCGCAAAATCGGCCCCGCCGAACGCTCGGGACTCTACGAGATCACCCCCCTCGGCAAGGCTGCACTGGTCTATCAGGACCAGTACGACGAGGCCGACGACTTCGAAGCGCTCATCGAGGGGCCGACCGCTGGCGGTGCCGACGACGCTGCCAATGCACAGGCCAGTTTCGCTCGCGGAGACGACGAATCGGACGACTCGAACGAGTAA
- a CDS encoding bacterio-opsin activator domain-containing protein, with protein sequence MEGDTPTDLLIIETGEKSHLRPQIEESDWSVAETAVAELESALARCDPTAVVIELEHPERVRDCLERIHESGTQVTVVAPPTGSEAVAAAALRGGATEYAPLECEDAVERVSDAVATGVDPTAEQDGDDDEAPSYHRIIANELPDEAFVVDEDGTYLEAKVRPESADLYTVSADELIGSRLTEAFPQDVADRLRACLERAIETGEVQSIEYAAETTGGTRQFEARVVPTAERIDGRRAVVWLARDITERVRRERELRSRQTELETLNRINAVGQQVIETLVEMPGQNAIERDVCAQLVDSELYCGSCIAELGPDGELVYRTGEGEATTYLGRIREMGLDGECPTRWAAQSADVETVTHVLETEPLPDPLQSAAREDDVGAVISVPIKHEDTTYGVLTVLSGREDAFSDNEEEAFALFGEIIGFTIMSIRNRQLLFSDSIVELEFRIDGGDTFSFDLTERYDCTCSLEWTGTTTSGQTFQYVTVEGLDGTTVLEEAADHESVETCRLIHDGGDQCTIEMRLERSGVRTLSNHGVTIRDVSVEGGVGTCLVEVSPDADVREIADALGSIYENTELVARRTVDRAVQTAAERRKRILDELTDRQLTTIRLAYYGGYFEWPRQSTGEEIAEAMDVSAPTMHQHLRKGLKTILGEFFEDGGGTYR encoded by the coding sequence ATGGAAGGTGACACCCCGACGGACCTGTTGATCATCGAGACGGGCGAGAAGAGCCATCTTCGGCCCCAGATCGAGGAGTCGGACTGGTCGGTCGCCGAGACGGCCGTCGCCGAACTCGAGTCGGCACTCGCCCGTTGTGATCCGACGGCTGTCGTGATCGAACTCGAGCACCCGGAGCGGGTCCGAGATTGTCTCGAACGGATCCACGAGTCCGGCACTCAGGTGACGGTCGTCGCACCACCGACGGGATCGGAAGCCGTCGCTGCGGCAGCCCTCCGCGGTGGTGCAACCGAATACGCCCCGCTCGAGTGCGAGGACGCCGTCGAACGAGTTAGTGACGCCGTCGCCACCGGAGTCGACCCGACGGCCGAGCAAGACGGTGACGACGATGAGGCCCCCTCCTACCACCGGATTATCGCGAACGAACTGCCGGACGAAGCGTTCGTCGTCGACGAAGATGGCACCTATCTCGAGGCGAAAGTCAGACCCGAGTCAGCCGACCTCTACACCGTCAGTGCCGACGAACTGATCGGGAGTCGACTGACCGAGGCCTTTCCGCAGGACGTGGCCGACCGACTCCGGGCGTGTCTCGAGCGAGCGATCGAGACTGGCGAGGTGCAGTCGATCGAGTACGCGGCGGAGACGACCGGGGGAACTCGCCAGTTCGAGGCGCGCGTCGTGCCGACGGCCGAGCGAATCGACGGCCGGCGCGCCGTCGTCTGGCTGGCCCGCGACATCACCGAGCGCGTCAGGCGCGAACGCGAGTTGCGCTCGCGCCAGACCGAACTCGAGACGCTGAATCGGATCAACGCGGTCGGCCAGCAGGTGATCGAGACCCTCGTCGAGATGCCCGGCCAGAACGCAATCGAACGCGACGTCTGTGCTCAGCTCGTCGACTCTGAGCTCTACTGTGGCTCCTGTATCGCCGAACTCGGCCCGGACGGCGAACTCGTCTACCGGACCGGCGAGGGCGAGGCGACGACCTACCTCGGGCGGATCCGCGAGATGGGGCTCGACGGTGAGTGTCCCACCCGATGGGCCGCCCAGTCTGCGGACGTCGAGACGGTCACGCACGTCCTCGAGACCGAACCGCTTCCGGATCCCCTCCAGTCGGCTGCCCGCGAGGACGACGTCGGGGCGGTGATCTCCGTTCCCATCAAACACGAGGATACGACCTACGGAGTTCTCACGGTGCTGTCGGGACGCGAGGACGCGTTTTCCGACAACGAAGAGGAGGCCTTCGCCCTGTTCGGCGAGATCATCGGCTTTACCATCATGTCGATCAGGAATCGCCAGTTGCTATTTTCAGATTCCATCGTCGAACTGGAGTTCCGGATCGACGGCGGCGACACCTTCTCGTTCGATCTCACGGAACGGTACGACTGTACGTGTTCACTCGAGTGGACGGGAACGACGACCAGCGGCCAGACCTTCCAGTACGTCACCGTCGAAGGACTGGACGGAACGACGGTTCTCGAGGAGGCGGCCGATCACGAGTCGGTCGAGACGTGTCGACTGATCCACGACGGCGGCGACCAGTGTACGATCGAGATGCGCCTCGAGCGCTCGGGGGTCAGGACGCTCTCGAATCACGGCGTGACGATTCGGGACGTCTCCGTCGAGGGCGGCGTTGGGACCTGCCTCGTGGAGGTCTCACCCGACGCGGACGTCCGTGAGATCGCAGACGCCCTCGGGAGCATCTACGAAAACACGGAACTCGTCGCCAGACGGACGGTCGACCGGGCGGTGCAGACGGCCGCCGAACGGCGCAAACGCATCCTCGACGAACTCACCGATCGACAGCTCACGACGATCCGGCTTGCCTACTACGGCGGCTACTTCGAGTGGCCCCGCCAGAGCACTGGCGAAGAGATCGCCGAAGCGATGGACGTCTCTGCTCCGACGATGCACCAGCACCTGCGGAAAGGACTGAAGACGATCCTCGGTGAGTTCTTCGAGGACGGCGGTGGGACGTACCGGTAG
- a CDS encoding MTH865 family protein has product MADEDEIREQMIEAFEGADYPISSPMDLVPALPDGPGTKFESGDFSMTAMELNTKTSGGDFPYDDVESFVDDVVEDLKDQGEI; this is encoded by the coding sequence ATGGCAGACGAAGACGAGATCCGAGAGCAGATGATCGAGGCGTTCGAGGGAGCCGACTATCCGATTTCCAGTCCGATGGACCTGGTTCCGGCACTGCCCGACGGTCCCGGAACGAAGTTCGAGTCGGGTGACTTCTCGATGACCGCGATGGAACTGAACACCAAGACCTCCGGCGGCGACTTCCCGTACGACGACGTCGAGTCGTTCGTCGACGACGTCGTCGAAGACCTTAAAGATCAGGGCGAAATCTAA
- a CDS encoding ribbon-helix-helix domain-containing protein, with protein sequence MAKDTVRYPDEVVEEIDALVQDGMFESKSEFYRFSAEYVLTLVNPDHDVKTFNFDEIKSELDISRADHAKALGTDGGTFFLDAVITVRKHGLRGNYEAAERFIDTHYDSTDQECIILEELLGTYRNNSS encoded by the coding sequence ATGGCTAAAGATACCGTCAGATATCCGGACGAGGTCGTCGAGGAGATCGACGCCCTCGTCCAAGACGGTATGTTCGAGAGCAAATCCGAGTTCTACCGGTTTTCCGCGGAGTACGTCCTCACGCTCGTCAATCCCGATCACGACGTCAAGACATTCAACTTCGACGAGATCAAGAGTGAACTCGACATCTCACGTGCAGATCACGCCAAGGCCCTGGGAACCGACGGTGGAACCTTCTTCCTCGACGCGGTCATCACCGTCCGGAAACACGGCCTCCGGGGCAACTACGAGGCCGCAGAACGGTTCATCGACACCCACTACGACTCAACCGACCAGGAGTGTATCATCCTCGAGGAACTGCTCGGTACCTACCGGAACAACTCGAGTTGA
- a CDS encoding cobyric acid synthase: MTRTRTILVAGTASHVGKSTVAAGLCRHLADQGVSVAPFKAQNMSNNARVVVRPDAAGDDADDDDVDASESADASTDRWGEIGVSQFVQARAARTTPTTDCNPVLLKPRGDGESQLVVQGRALTHLSAGSYYDEYWHRAREAAEKSYERLAADHDVIVAEGAGSIGEINLHDRDLANVEAAEFADAEILLLVDIERGGAFASLYGTLELMPDHLRERVIGTAITKFRGDASLLEPGIDEIEDRTGVPVLGVLPYADPGLPEEDSVGLPDVSERGVRGDDDGVPADQRIRIGVPRLPRISNATDLEALAGEPGVSVAYLPVDPEKPVSAQGQSPLADADAVVLPGTKNTVDDLRALREAGYQDALERFDGPTVGLCGGYQVLGERLTNAALEGTDEQDELEGLGLLPVETQFEPDKHVEQATVPVDGEASPLLAGASGTASGYEIHAGRTRPISGADVTRPLGDSSAACGVVLGTYLHGVFDEAHVREAFLAAVARHAGVDWPPAADSTGDGPVDGGDDGPATDSVDGTGRLDGATPYDRAATLVREHVDLAALGEPFR, from the coding sequence ATGACACGGACTCGGACGATCCTCGTCGCCGGTACGGCCAGCCACGTCGGCAAGTCGACCGTGGCGGCGGGCCTCTGCCGGCACCTGGCTGACCAGGGCGTTTCCGTCGCCCCGTTCAAGGCCCAGAACATGAGCAATAACGCGCGCGTCGTGGTTCGGCCCGACGCCGCAGGTGACGACGCCGATGACGATGACGTCGACGCGAGTGAGAGCGCCGACGCATCCACAGACAGGTGGGGCGAGATCGGCGTCTCCCAGTTCGTCCAGGCTCGAGCGGCCCGAACCACCCCGACGACCGACTGCAATCCCGTCTTGCTCAAACCCCGCGGCGACGGCGAGAGCCAGCTCGTCGTCCAGGGCCGGGCGCTCACGCACCTGTCGGCCGGAAGCTACTACGACGAGTACTGGCACCGCGCCCGCGAGGCCGCGGAAAAATCTTACGAGCGACTCGCGGCCGACCACGACGTGATCGTCGCCGAAGGTGCCGGAAGCATCGGCGAGATCAACCTCCACGACCGTGATCTGGCGAACGTCGAGGCAGCCGAGTTCGCCGACGCCGAGATCCTGTTGCTCGTCGACATCGAACGCGGCGGCGCGTTCGCCAGCCTCTACGGGACGCTCGAACTCATGCCCGACCACCTTCGCGAACGCGTGATCGGCACCGCGATCACGAAGTTCCGCGGCGACGCCTCGCTGCTCGAGCCCGGAATCGACGAGATCGAAGACAGGACAGGGGTGCCCGTCCTCGGCGTCCTGCCCTACGCCGATCCCGGCCTTCCAGAAGAAGACAGCGTCGGCCTCCCGGACGTGAGCGAACGCGGTGTCCGCGGCGACGACGACGGCGTGCCGGCCGACCAGCGAATTCGCATCGGTGTTCCCCGCCTTCCCCGTATCTCCAACGCGACCGACCTCGAGGCCCTCGCCGGGGAACCGGGCGTGTCGGTCGCCTATCTGCCCGTCGATCCCGAGAAACCGGTCTCGGCACAGGGTCAGAGTCCGCTCGCAGACGCCGACGCCGTCGTCCTCCCGGGCACGAAGAACACTGTCGACGACCTGCGAGCGCTTCGCGAGGCGGGCTATCAGGACGCCCTCGAGCGATTCGACGGGCCGACCGTCGGCCTCTGTGGCGGCTACCAGGTACTCGGCGAGCGCCTCACGAACGCCGCACTCGAGGGAACAGACGAGCAGGACGAACTCGAGGGACTGGGTCTCCTCCCGGTCGAGACGCAATTCGAACCCGACAAGCACGTCGAGCAGGCGACGGTGCCGGTCGACGGTGAGGCCTCACCGTTGCTCGCCGGGGCGTCGGGAACGGCCTCGGGCTACGAGATCCACGCCGGTCGAACGCGACCGATTTCCGGGGCCGACGTGACCCGACCGCTCGGCGACTCGAGTGCCGCCTGCGGAGTCGTGCTCGGCACCTACCTCCACGGCGTATTCGACGAAGCGCACGTCCGCGAGGCGTTCCTCGCGGCCGTCGCCCGACACGCTGGTGTCGACTGGCCGCCAGCGGCCGACAGTACGGGTGACGGACCCGTCGATGGCGGAGACGACGGACCTGCTACCGATTCGGTCGACGGAACGGGGAGGCTCGACGGTGCGACGCCGTACGATCGAGCAGCGACGCTGGTTCGCGAGCACGTCGATCTCGCGGCGCTCGGAGAGCCGTTCCGTTGA
- a CDS encoding ABC transporter ATP-binding protein, whose product MAAIRVDGLSKAFGTVRAVDGMSFTVDRGELYGFLGPNGAGKTTTIRALTGQIRPDAGTISVLETDPVADPLETRRRVGILPERGTPPSFLTPREFLSFVGRIREMNPDVVDYQIDQWADRLAFENKLETLHTDLSRGQQQKVMLAQAFLHEPDVVLIDEPLANLDPIVQEQVKRFLHQYAEDNAVFVSTHNVDVAEEICTRVGIVTDGRLVAECDPQADEQPLLETFLEHVGAAGARDTPEIESLEP is encoded by the coding sequence ATGGCCGCTATACGAGTCGATGGGCTCTCGAAAGCGTTCGGCACCGTTCGCGCAGTCGACGGCATGAGCTTCACCGTCGACCGCGGTGAGCTGTACGGCTTCCTCGGACCGAACGGGGCCGGAAAGACCACCACGATCCGGGCGCTGACCGGCCAGATCCGCCCAGACGCGGGCACCATCTCGGTGCTCGAGACGGACCCGGTGGCCGACCCGCTCGAGACGCGCCGCCGGGTCGGTATTCTCCCCGAGCGCGGAACGCCACCGAGTTTCCTCACCCCGCGTGAGTTCCTCTCGTTCGTCGGCCGGATTCGCGAAATGAATCCGGACGTCGTCGACTACCAGATCGATCAGTGGGCCGATCGACTCGCCTTCGAGAACAAACTCGAGACGCTCCACACGGACCTCTCGCGCGGCCAGCAACAGAAAGTGATGCTCGCGCAGGCGTTCCTGCACGAACCCGACGTGGTCCTGATCGACGAGCCGCTTGCGAACCTCGATCCGATCGTCCAGGAGCAGGTCAAGCGATTCCTCCACCAGTACGCCGAAGACAACGCCGTCTTCGTCTCGACGCACAACGTCGACGTCGCCGAGGAGATCTGCACCCGCGTCGGCATCGTCACCGACGGCCGTCTCGTCGCCGAGTGCGACCCACAGGCCGACGAGCAACCGCTGCTCGAGACGTTCCTCGAGCACGTCGGTGCGGCGGGTGCGAGAGATACGCCCGAGATCGAGTCACTCGAACCATGA
- a CDS encoding cob(I)yrinic acid a,c-diamide adenosyltransferase, translated as MNETDDDRPPREAALENTPGKGKTPEAQQIEPDAPEEFGLVQVWWGDGKGKTTATLGMGMRAAGHGYRVHVLQFMKGGASSVEAVRGEYNAIESLPGMSYENLGHYGWHGMADGSDEADHEAQATAGLERAHELLAAATAADLAEPIDLDAPPEAGMHMLILDEVLYAADRGLLGEDDVLDLLDAKPEGLELVLSGSHEEPAYLEDRADLVTNVRKVAHPIEDGQRARRGTEY; from the coding sequence ATGAACGAGACAGACGACGACCGGCCGCCGCGGGAAGCGGCTCTCGAGAACACGCCCGGGAAGGGAAAAACGCCCGAGGCCCAGCAGATCGAACCGGACGCGCCCGAAGAGTTCGGCCTCGTGCAGGTCTGGTGGGGCGACGGCAAAGGCAAGACGACGGCCACCCTCGGCATGGGAATGCGTGCGGCCGGCCACGGCTACCGCGTCCACGTCCTCCAGTTCATGAAAGGTGGTGCCTCGAGCGTCGAGGCCGTTCGCGGCGAGTACAACGCGATCGAGTCCCTGCCGGGGATGAGCTACGAGAACCTCGGTCACTACGGCTGGCACGGCATGGCCGACGGCAGCGACGAAGCCGACCACGAGGCACAGGCCACGGCGGGACTCGAGCGCGCACACGAGTTGCTCGCGGCGGCCACGGCGGCGGATCTCGCGGAGCCGATCGACCTCGACGCGCCGCCCGAAGCGGGGATGCACATGCTGATTCTCGACGAGGTGCTGTACGCCGCCGACCGGGGGCTGCTCGGCGAGGACGACGTCCTCGACCTCCTCGACGCAAAGCCCGAAGGCCTCGAACTGGTGCTCTCGGGGAGTCACGAGGAACCGGCGTACCTCGAGGATCGCGCGGATCTGGTCACGAACGTCCGCAAGGTGGCCCACCCGATCGAGGACGGCCAGCGCGCCCGACGTGGAACGGAGTACTGA